One region of Fragaria vesca subsp. vesca linkage group LG4, FraVesHawaii_1.0, whole genome shotgun sequence genomic DNA includes:
- the LOC101298306 gene encoding monothiol glutaredoxin-S2-like, whose protein sequence is MEAVTKMASERPVVIFSKSSCCMSHSIKTLLSDFGVNPAVYELDEMHRGREIEQALLRLGCSPSVPAVFIGGEFVGGANEVMSLHLKRSLIPMLKRVGALWV, encoded by the coding sequence ATGGAGGCGGTGACAAAGATGGCGTCCGAGAGACCAGTGGTGATCTTTAGCAAGAGCTCATGTTGCATGAGCCACTCAATCAAGACCTTGCTTTCCGACTTTGGTGTGAACCCCGCAGTGTATGAGCTTGATGAGATGCACAGAGGGAGAGAAATAGAGCAAGCTCTGTTGAGGCTCGGATGCAGCCCATCTGTGCCGGCTGTGTTCATTGGTGGCGAATTTGTTGGCGGAGCCAATGAAGTCATGAGCCTGCATCTTAAGCGCTCTTTAATCCCCATGCTTAAGCGCGTTGGTGCATTGTGGGTTTGA
- the LOC101310508 gene encoding uncharacterized protein LOC101310508 → MTEGDDEKKVLALLREKLLKEASSSGALAHTPEPWEISNHPLYLHHSDQPGAILVSQSLAEDNYMQWSQSMAMALQIKNKIGFINGTSQRPTEDQADERQQWDRCDILGKTWLGASMSNPIAKSVMHCKSARAVWLELQERFMQSNTVQLFNIENEIHGCEQGTDSVTTFFTKLKALWDERDALCDLSPCACEEGGKLCEYVKNKKTMKFLMGLNENYAQIRGTIVAIEPLPVVNKAYSMVLRHEKQAEAAMGSKQGVQQQEAAAFTVRGSDRDNSRDNGRSNSRAESAEGSKPKYEKCNKSHLTENYRQHLKCTFCG, encoded by the coding sequence ATGACAGAAGGTGACGACGAGAAGAAAGTGCTAGCCCTATTGAGGGAGAAGCTGCTCAAAGAAGCCTCTTCTTCTGGCGCTCTCGCACACACACCTGAACCATGGGAGATCTCAAATCACCCTCTCTATCTTCACCATTCGGATCAGCCTGGTGCGATTCTCGTATCACAATCCTTGGCAGAAGACAACTACATGCAATGGAGCCAATCCATGGCCATGGCATTGCAGATCAAAAACAAGATTGGCTTCATCAATGGGACCTCACAACGTCCTACAGAAGACCAGGCAGATGAGCGGCAACAGTGGGACAGATGTGACATTCTTGGCAAAACTTGGCTTGGAGCATCTATGTCGAATCCTATTGCCAAGAGTGTCATGCACTGCAAAAGCGCTCGAGCAGTTTGGCTTGAGTTGCAAGAAAGGTTCATGCAATCCAACACCGTCCAGTTATTCAACATAGAGAATGAGATTCACGGATGTGAACAAGGTACCGATTCTGTGACTACCTTTTTCACTAAACTCAAGGCACTATGGGATGAGCGAGATGCCCTTTGTGATCTAAGTCCCTGTGCATGTGAGGAAGGTGGCAAGCTATGTGAGTATGTGAAAAATAAAAAAACAATGAAGTTTCTCATGGGATTGAATGAGAATTATGCGCAAATACGTGGCACCATTGTTGCTATTGAGCCTCTCCCGGTTGTCAACAAAGCCTACTCGATGGTTCTTCGTCATGAGAAACAGGCTGAGGCAGCCATGGGAAGCAAACAAGGCGTGCAACAACAAGAAGCTGCAGCCTTTACCGTGAGAGGCAGTGACCGAGACAATAGCCGAGACAACGGCAGATCCAATAGCCGTGCCGAGAGCGCCGAAGGCAGCAAGCCAAAATATGAAAAGTGCAATAAGAGTCACCTTACCGAGAATTACCGCCAGCATCTAAAGTGCACGTTTTGCGGTTGA
- the LOC101298593 gene encoding monothiol glutaredoxin-S2-like, which produces MEAVTKMVSERPVVIFSKSSCCISHSIKTLLSDFGVNPAVYELDEMQRGREIEQALLRLGCSPSVPAVFIGGEFVGGANEVMSLHLKRSLIPMLKRVGALWV; this is translated from the coding sequence ATGGAGGCGGTGACAAAGATGGTGTCCGAGAGACCGGTGGTGATCTTCAGCAAGAGCTCATGCTGCATAAGCCACTCAATCAAGACCTTGCTTTCCGACTTTGGGGTGAACCCAGCAGTGTATGAGCTTGATGAGATGCAAAGAGGGAGAGAAATAGAGCAAGCTCTGTTGAGGCTCGGGTGCAGCCCATCTGTTCCGGCTGTGTTCATTGGTGGCGAATTTGTTGGCGGAGCCAATGAAGTCATGAGTCTTCATCTTAAGCGCTCCTTAATCCCAATGCTTAAGCGTGTCGGTGCATTGTGGGTTTAA